The Montipora capricornis isolate CH-2021 chromosome 1, ASM3666992v2, whole genome shotgun sequence genome contains a region encoding:
- the LOC138046236 gene encoding NLR family CARD domain-containing protein 4-like: MVKHLQACERNSKECLKDEQDPIDLVNYISLIRNLYEDREGWLAPFPWCEEFRFNLHNIFTRLKFVRRKKERGIKTDESVDMFQIFQPHKECSQPKRVLIEGQPGMGKTTYCHKIAFNWAKERKGGESFPDVLLVLLLKCRDINCSLWEAIDDQLLPREVNEEEKERFFTFIRDNHSKVLLVLDGLDELPRSELSIYKEIIQGRVLPESYLVVTARHEVGMTVRECCHTLLEVEGFTKTDAKNFIERYFREGEEDLAQKLLDKLDSDITLQDLTANPLNAALLCLLCEDFGGKLPESRTLVYLEIVECVLRRYRLKMKLLKTDQDLVTLYHIELKQLGRIAMEGLENDGMYFDQSAFQGFSSDLQSGLGFLSVEAGRSKRRPRRSYSFLHKSFQEFFAAHYLCCQVLDEEISVDSLVADLRYFNEFQQVLMFTIGMLAQKCEAAVKALIADIATQVNLDNSYLEVALACINECKRGENTFDKEMAQFFGSHLQLQLAYCDGYFKNDVTVAESIAIKF, encoded by the exons ATCCTATTGATCTTGTAAACTACATTAGCCTTATTCGCAATCTTTACGAAGACCGTGAAGGATGGCTGGCGCCTTTCCCGTGGTGTGAAGAGTTTCGATTCAATCTCCATAACATTTTTACAAGACTCAAATTtgtcagaagaaaaaaagaacgaggaatAAAAACTGATGAGAGTGTTGACATGTTTCAAATATTTCAACCGCATAAAGAATGTTCACAACCGAAAAGGGTCTTGATTGAAGGGCAGCCAGGCATGGGAAAGACAACGTATTGTCACAAGATTGCTTTCAACTGGGCCAAGGAACGCAAAGGTGGCGAATCATTTCCTGATGTCTTACTTGTGCTTCTATTAAAATGCAGAGACATCAACTGTAGCCTATGGGAGGCTATTGATGATCAGCTGTTACCGAGAGAAGTGAacgaagaagagaaagagagatTTTTCACGTTCATTCGGGACAACCATTCAAAGGTTTTACTGGTGCTTGACGGATTAGATGAGTTACCTAGAAGCGAATTGTCGATTTATAAAGAAATCATTCAAGGAAGAGTTCTTCCAGAGTCTTACTTAGTGGTTactgcacgacacgaagttgGAATGACAGTACGAGAATGCTGCCACACCCTGTTAGAGGTGGAGGGGTTTACCAAAACCGATGCCAAAAATTTCATTGAGAGATATTTCAGAGAAGGGGAGGAAGATTTGGCACAAAAGCTCTTGGACAAGCTGGACTCTGACATAACCCTACAAGACCTTACAGCAAATCCGTTAAACGCtgctcttctctgcctcctctgTGAAGACTTTGGAGGAAAATTACCTGAAAGTAGAACTCTGGTTTACCTTGAAATAGTTGAATGCGTGCTGAGAAGGTACAGGCTAAAGATGAAATTACTAAAAACAGACCAAGACCTCGTAACATTATACCACATTGAATTAAAGCAACTTGGCCGTATCGCCATGGAGGGTTTGGAGAACGATGGCATGTATTTTGACCAGAGCGCATTTCAGGGTTTCTCAAGCGATTTACAATCTGGCCTCGGATTTTTGTCAGTGGAGGCGGGACGAAGTAAGCGAAGACCGCGTCGAAGCTATAGCTTCCTGCACAAGAGCTTTCAGGAATTCTTCGCAGCACATTATCTCTGTTGTCAGGTTCTTGATGAGGAAATCTCTGTTGATAGCTTAGTTGCTGACCTCAGATATTTTAATGAGTTCCAGCAGGTGCTGATGTTTACGATTGGTATGTTGGCTCAAAAGTGCGAAGCAGCAGTCAAGGCACTTATCGCTGATATAGCTACTCAAGTCAACCTAGATAATAGTTATCTGGAGGTTGCATTGGCTTGTATCAATGAATGCAAGAGAGGGGAGAATACGTTTGACAAAGAAATGGCACAGTTTTTTGGCTCACATCTTCAACTTCAACTTGCTTATTGCGATGG atatttcaaaaatgaTGTCACAGTCGCTGAAAGTATCGCAATCAAGTTCTAA